Proteins encoded together in one Rhizobium bangladeshense window:
- a CDS encoding helix-turn-helix domain-containing protein yields MIFIPLPFVAALLLLILFVVVLRRDEEAAPNLPFLALILLSALQSVLSGLRWGYGVQAVGLVAPVTAAMVPPLAYAGVSRLVRTSRRPLAARIGLHALPVILILLLVAFWRDAIDMALVLVFIGYALAILLLMRPGADALRLAPFEGAVPAYRAIIFAAAALCLLAAVDIFVFLDLTSAHGERALALISVGNLAALVILGIAAAAASRSRAPAEMAEAAPRPESSEDKETIAAVDALMEAKKLYRDANLNLDRLARKAGIPARQISAAINRAMDKNVSQYVNDYRIGEACRLLSATEKSVTEVMFEVGFQTKSNFNREFRRVTDMTPVAWRQRRG; encoded by the coding sequence ATGATCTTCATTCCTCTTCCCTTCGTCGCTGCGCTCCTGCTGCTCATCCTGTTCGTTGTGGTCCTCAGGCGCGACGAGGAGGCGGCGCCGAACCTGCCTTTTCTGGCGCTGATTCTGCTTTCGGCGCTGCAATCCGTGCTTTCCGGCCTGCGTTGGGGTTATGGCGTGCAAGCGGTGGGGCTGGTTGCGCCCGTGACGGCGGCGATGGTGCCGCCCCTTGCCTATGCCGGGGTTTCCAGACTGGTGAGGACGAGCCGGCGGCCGCTTGCGGCGCGGATCGGGCTGCATGCCTTGCCCGTTATCCTCATCCTGCTGCTGGTAGCCTTCTGGCGGGATGCGATCGACATGGCGCTGGTGCTCGTCTTCATCGGTTATGCGCTGGCGATCCTGCTTTTGATGCGGCCGGGCGCGGATGCGCTGCGGCTCGCCCCCTTCGAAGGCGCCGTGCCGGCCTATCGGGCCATCATCTTCGCGGCCGCCGCACTGTGTCTCTTGGCCGCCGTCGATATCTTTGTCTTTCTCGATTTGACCTCGGCACATGGCGAGCGGGCGCTGGCGCTGATCAGCGTGGGAAACCTCGCCGCCCTCGTTATCCTCGGCATTGCGGCGGCGGCTGCCAGCCGCAGCCGGGCGCCGGCGGAGATGGCGGAGGCAGCGCCGAGGCCAGAATCCAGCGAGGATAAGGAAACGATTGCGGCAGTCGACGCGCTGATGGAGGCGAAGAAGCTCTACCGCGACGCCAATCTCAACCTCGACCGGCTCGCCCGCAAGGCAGGCATCCCCGCCCGCCAGATCTCGGCAGCAATCAACCGGGCGATGGATAAGAACGTCTCGCAATATGTCAATGACTACAGGATCGGCGAGGCCTGCCGCCTGCTGTCCGCTACCGAAAAATCGGTGACCGAGGTGATGTTCGAGGTCGGCTTCCAGACGAAATCGAATTTCAATCGCGAGTTCAGGCGGGTGACCGATATGACGCCGGTGGCTTGGCGACAGAGGAGGGGATGA
- a CDS encoding dienelactone hydrolase family protein, with translation MAEVVLFHHAQGLTSGVHAFADEIRAAGHIVHTPDLFNGRTFESIEEGLAHVGEIGFESVRERGVRIAGELPPELVYAGFSFGVLPAQKLAQTRPGARGALLFHSCLPISGEWAFGPWPDGVPVQIHGMDKDPIFVGEGDIDAAREIVAKVADAELFLYPGDQHYFADSSLPSYDADATALLTARVLAFLGRV, from the coding sequence ATGGCTGAAGTCGTGTTATTCCATCATGCACAGGGGTTGACCTCTGGCGTGCATGCCTTCGCTGACGAGATCAGGGCAGCCGGCCACATCGTGCACACTCCCGACCTATTCAACGGACGCACCTTCGAGAGCATCGAGGAGGGGCTCGCCCATGTCGGCGAGATCGGATTCGAATCTGTGAGGGAACGCGGCGTTCGGATCGCTGGCGAACTGCCTCCCGAACTGGTCTATGCCGGCTTTTCATTCGGCGTGCTGCCAGCGCAGAAGTTGGCGCAAACACGGCCTGGAGCTCGCGGGGCTCTGCTTTTCCATTCCTGTCTGCCGATCAGCGGCGAGTGGGCCTTCGGACCTTGGCCGGACGGCGTCCCGGTCCAGATCCACGGCATGGACAAGGACCCGATCTTCGTCGGCGAGGGCGATATTGATGCCGCCCGCGAGATCGTGGCGAAGGTCGCTGACGCGGAGCTCTTTCTCTATCCCGGCGACCAGCATTACTTCGCCGACAGCTCGCTTCCGTCATATGACGCTGATGCAACCGCGCTCCTCACTGCCCGCGTGCTTGCGTTTCTGGGGCGCGTCTGA
- a CDS encoding cytochrome C oxidase subunit IV family protein: MSETTAHAQTQTVHAQAHTGQQHPIRLYLFVWGLLFVLSAFSYMVDYLGLQGYVRWTLILVFMMLKAGLIVAVFMHMAWERLALVYAILLPPVLVLVFVALMVSEADYTIFTRLAFFGATP, encoded by the coding sequence ATGAGCGAGACAACGGCACACGCCCAAACCCAAACGGTGCATGCACAGGCACACACCGGGCAGCAGCACCCGATCCGGCTCTATCTCTTCGTCTGGGGCCTGCTCTTCGTGCTCAGCGCCTTTTCCTACATGGTCGATTATCTCGGCCTTCAAGGTTATGTCAGGTGGACGCTGATCCTCGTGTTCATGATGCTGAAGGCCGGCCTGATCGTCGCCGTCTTCATGCATATGGCCTGGGAGCGGCTGGCGCTCGTCTACGCCATCCTGCTGCCGCCGGTGCTGGTGCTGGTCTTCGTGGCACTGATGGTGTCGGAAGCGGATTATACGATCTTCACCCGGCTCGCCTTTTTCGGGGCTACGCCCTGA
- a CDS encoding heme-copper oxidase subunit III family protein codes for MTRIIQTHGEPGLRSAGLRGVAADFASDQRAFKTASWGKAMMWIFLLSDTFVFGCFLIAYMTARMSTPVAWPNPSEVFALHIGGQDVPLILIAIMTFVLISSSGTMAMAVNFGYRRDRGKTAALMLLTALLGATFVGMQAFEWTKLITEGVRPWENPWGAAQFGSTFFMITGFHGTHVTIGVIFLFIVARKVWRGDFDEERRGFFTSRRGQYEAVEIMGLYWHFVDLVWVFIFAFFYLW; via the coding sequence ATGACACGGATTATCCAGACACATGGCGAGCCCGGCCTCAGGTCGGCGGGCCTGCGCGGTGTCGCGGCCGATTTCGCTTCGGATCAACGCGCCTTCAAGACCGCCTCCTGGGGCAAGGCGATGATGTGGATCTTTCTCTTGAGCGACACCTTCGTCTTCGGCTGTTTCCTGATTGCCTACATGACCGCCCGCATGTCGACGCCGGTCGCGTGGCCCAATCCGAGCGAGGTCTTCGCGCTCCATATCGGCGGCCAGGACGTTCCGCTGATCCTGATCGCGATCATGACCTTCGTGTTGATCTCGAGCAGCGGCACCATGGCCATGGCGGTCAATTTCGGCTATCGCCGCGACCGCGGGAAGACGGCGGCGCTGATGCTGCTGACAGCGCTTCTCGGGGCAACCTTCGTCGGCATGCAGGCTTTCGAATGGACGAAGCTGATCACCGAAGGCGTGCGCCCCTGGGAGAACCCATGGGGGGCGGCGCAATTCGGATCGACCTTCTTCATGATAACGGGCTTTCACGGCACCCATGTCACGATCGGTGTCATCTTCCTCTTCATCGTCGCCCGCAAGGTCTGGCGCGGCGATTTCGACGAGGAACGGCGCGGCTTCTTCACCAGCCGGCGAGGGCAGTACGAGGCTGTCGAGATCATGGGCCTCTACTGGCATTTCGTCGATCTGGTCTGGGTCTTCATCTTCGCGTTTTTCTATCTGTGGTGA
- a CDS encoding cytochrome c oxidase subunit 3: MNVTLIFLAAIIAIILWWLAGQRLTSKPWLETGSVHLPAHDGADRPPVPAVKVGLFVFLGVVGALFSLAVSAYFMRMASADWWGMPVPRLLWVNTAALILSSAALEWAKGEARHGRMDRLRPALAMAMALAVFFLVGQIQAWRELVAAGYVLADNPANSFFYMLTGMHGLHILGGLAVLAYTTVKAFASEASTDRLSLRVDLSAVYSHFMLAVWLLLFALFAGWANDFVDLCRTLLS; the protein is encoded by the coding sequence ATGAACGTCACGCTGATCTTCCTCGCGGCAATCATCGCCATCATCCTCTGGTGGCTTGCCGGACAGCGGCTGACCTCGAAGCCCTGGCTCGAAACCGGTTCGGTGCATCTGCCGGCTCATGACGGCGCCGATCGGCCGCCGGTGCCGGCGGTCAAGGTCGGACTGTTCGTGTTTCTCGGAGTCGTCGGGGCTCTCTTCAGTCTTGCCGTCAGCGCCTATTTCATGCGCATGGCATCGGCCGACTGGTGGGGGATGCCGGTTCCGCGCCTCCTCTGGGTGAACACTGCGGCCCTGATCTTAAGCAGCGCGGCGCTGGAATGGGCGAAAGGCGAAGCGCGGCATGGCCGCATGGACCGTCTGCGGCCGGCGCTTGCCATGGCAATGGCCCTTGCCGTCTTCTTTCTCGTCGGACAGATCCAAGCCTGGCGGGAGCTCGTGGCGGCCGGCTACGTGCTTGCCGACAATCCTGCCAACAGCTTCTTCTATATGCTGACCGGCATGCACGGCCTGCATATTCTCGGCGGACTTGCCGTGCTTGCCTACACGACCGTGAAGGCATTCGCCAGCGAAGCTTCGACGGACAGGCTCAGCCTCCGCGTCGATCTATCGGCCGTCTATTCGCATTTCATGCTTGCCGTCTGGCTCCTGCTCTTTGCGCTCTTTGCAGGGTGGGCGAACGATTTCGTCGATCTCTGCCGCACGTTGCTGAGCTAG
- the ctaD gene encoding cytochrome c oxidase subunit I, with amino-acid sequence MVEIPSGGADVIPPAEVEDVELYHPHSWWTKYVFSQDAKIIAVQYSVTAISIGLVALVLSWLMRIQLAFPGYFTFLDADHYYQFITMHGMIMVIYLLTALFLGGFGNYLIPLMVGARDMVFPYANMLSYWIYLLAVLILAAGFFAPGGPTGAGWTLYPPQAVLSGTPGGKDWGILLMLTSLIVFIIGFTMGGLNYVVTVLQGRARGMTLMRMPLTVWGIFTATVMALLAFPALFVACVMMMFDRLLGTSFFMPAIVEMGEQLKHGGGSPILFQHLFWFFGHPEVYIVALPAFGIVSDLISTHARKNIFGYRMMVWAIVIIGALSFIVWAHHMYVSGMNPAFGFFFATTTLIIAVPTAIKVYNWVLTLWRGDIHLTLPMLFALAFIVTFVNGGLTGLFLGNVVVDVPLSDTMFVVAHFHMVMGVAPILVIFGAIYHWYPKVTGRMLNEALGQIHFWVTFLGTYAIFFPMHYLGLLGVPRRYFELGEMAFVPPSAHTLNVFITVMALVVGAAQIVFLFNLVWSLSRGREAGGNPWRATTLEWQTPQTPPAHGNWGKELPVVYRWAYDYSVPGAAEDFIPQTEPAGGSVTRESPA; translated from the coding sequence ATGGTCGAGATTCCGTCCGGCGGCGCAGATGTCATCCCGCCCGCTGAAGTCGAGGATGTCGAGCTTTATCATCCGCATAGCTGGTGGACGAAATATGTATTCAGCCAGGATGCCAAGATCATCGCCGTGCAATATTCGGTGACCGCCATCTCGATCGGTCTGGTGGCGCTGGTGCTCTCCTGGCTGATGCGGATTCAGCTCGCCTTTCCCGGCTATTTCACCTTCCTCGATGCCGATCACTATTATCAGTTCATCACCATGCACGGCATGATCATGGTGATCTACCTGCTGACTGCGCTCTTCCTCGGCGGCTTCGGCAACTACCTCATTCCGCTGATGGTCGGCGCGCGCGACATGGTGTTCCCTTACGCCAACATGCTGAGCTACTGGATCTATCTGCTGGCCGTTCTGATCCTCGCCGCCGGTTTTTTTGCGCCCGGCGGCCCGACGGGGGCCGGCTGGACGCTTTATCCGCCACAGGCGGTTCTGTCAGGCACGCCAGGAGGCAAGGACTGGGGCATCCTGCTCATGCTCACTTCGCTGATCGTCTTCATCATCGGCTTCACCATGGGCGGGCTGAACTATGTGGTAACAGTGCTGCAGGGACGCGCGCGGGGCATGACGCTGATGCGCATGCCGCTTACCGTCTGGGGCATCTTCACCGCGACCGTCATGGCGCTGCTCGCCTTTCCCGCGCTCTTCGTCGCCTGCGTCATGATGATGTTCGACCGCCTGCTCGGCACCAGCTTCTTCATGCCCGCCATCGTCGAAATGGGCGAGCAGCTGAAACACGGCGGCGGCAGCCCGATCCTGTTCCAGCACCTGTTCTGGTTCTTCGGGCATCCGGAAGTCTATATCGTCGCGCTGCCGGCCTTCGGCATCGTTTCCGACCTGATCAGCACCCATGCGCGCAAGAACATCTTCGGCTACCGCATGATGGTCTGGGCGATCGTCATCATCGGGGCGCTCAGCTTCATCGTCTGGGCGCACCACATGTATGTCAGCGGCATGAACCCGGCCTTCGGCTTCTTCTTCGCCACCACGACGCTGATCATCGCCGTCCCGACGGCGATCAAGGTCTATAACTGGGTGCTGACGCTCTGGCGCGGCGACATCCATCTGACGCTCCCGATGCTTTTCGCGCTCGCCTTCATCGTCACTTTCGTCAATGGCGGGCTGACCGGCCTGTTCCTCGGCAACGTCGTCGTCGACGTGCCGCTGTCGGATACGATGTTCGTCGTCGCACATTTCCACATGGTCATGGGCGTTGCGCCGATCCTCGTCATCTTCGGGGCGATATATCACTGGTATCCGAAGGTCACGGGGCGCATGCTGAACGAGGCGCTTGGCCAGATCCATTTTTGGGTCACGTTCCTCGGCACCTACGCGATCTTCTTTCCGATGCATTATCTCGGCCTGCTCGGTGTGCCGCGCCGTTACTTCGAGCTCGGAGAGATGGCCTTCGTTCCGCCGTCGGCCCATACGCTGAACGTCTTCATCACAGTCATGGCGCTCGTCGTCGGGGCGGCGCAGATCGTCTTCCTGTTCAATCTGGTCTGGAGCCTTTCGCGGGGCAGGGAAGCGGGCGGCAATCCATGGCGGGCAACGACGCTCGAATGGCAGACGCCGCAGACGCCGCCCGCGCACGGAAACTGGGGCAAGGAGCTGCCGGTGGTCTATCGCTGGGCCTATGATTACAGCGTGCCTGGCGCTGCCGAGGATTTCATTCCGCAGACAGAGCCGGCGGGCGGGAGCGTAACCCGGGAGAGCCCGGCATGA
- a CDS encoding cytochrome c oxidase subunit II: MAVVLILVLIVVGSVLFHVLSPWWWTPIASNWTYIDSTLVITFWITGIVFVAVISFMAYCVYRFRHKPGNRAHYEPENRRLEVMLASGTAVGVAAMLAPGLIVWNQFISVPADAASIEVVSQQWLWSFRLPGADGKLGRAETRDVTPENPLGLDKNDASGLDDIIVEGGELHLPVGKPVHILLRSVDVLHDFYVPEFRAKMDMIPGMVTYFWLTPTRTGTFEILCAELCGVGHSQMRGTVVVDNDADYQTWLGQQQTFTQLTASSGEPPPAN; the protein is encoded by the coding sequence ATGGCTGTCGTGCTGATCCTCGTCCTGATTGTCGTCGGCTCCGTGCTGTTCCATGTGCTGAGCCCTTGGTGGTGGACGCCGATCGCGTCCAACTGGACCTATATCGACAGCACCCTCGTCATCACCTTCTGGATCACCGGCATCGTCTTCGTGGCGGTGATTTCCTTCATGGCCTATTGCGTCTACCGCTTCCGCCACAAGCCGGGCAATCGGGCGCATTACGAGCCCGAGAACCGCAGGCTGGAGGTCATGCTCGCCTCGGGAACGGCGGTTGGCGTGGCAGCCATGCTGGCCCCCGGCCTCATCGTGTGGAACCAGTTCATATCCGTGCCGGCCGATGCCGCATCGATCGAAGTCGTCAGCCAGCAATGGCTGTGGAGCTTCCGCCTGCCTGGTGCGGACGGAAAGCTCGGTCGCGCCGAAACGCGCGACGTCACCCCGGAAAATCCGCTCGGCCTCGACAAGAACGATGCAAGCGGCCTCGACGATATCATCGTCGAAGGGGGCGAACTGCATCTGCCCGTGGGCAAACCGGTGCATATCCTGCTGCGCTCGGTTGATGTGCTTCATGATTTCTACGTGCCGGAATTCCGCGCCAAGATGGACATGATCCCGGGCATGGTGACCTATTTCTGGCTGACGCCGACGCGAACGGGCACTTTCGAGATCCTCTGTGCCGAACTTTGCGGCGTCGGCCACTCGCAGATGCGGGGCACCGTCGTGGTCGACAACGACGCGGACTATCAGACCTGGCTCGGGCAGCAGCAGACATTCACCCAGCTGACGGCGTCATCGGGAGAGCCGCCGCCGGCAAACTGA
- a CDS encoding c-type cytochrome produces MDYRVVLLIATSVIALFPAGAGAQEGDATAGATVFKKCATCHVVDSDTNKVGPSLKGLFGRKAGTHPGFAYSSGMKAAGEGGLVWDEATLRDYLHNPKAKVKGTKMAFVGVKDDQEITNLVAYLKQYSQ; encoded by the coding sequence GTGGACTACCGTGTTGTTTTGCTGATCGCCACATCCGTCATTGCCCTTTTTCCTGCAGGCGCCGGGGCGCAGGAAGGAGATGCGACGGCCGGCGCCACCGTTTTCAAGAAGTGCGCGACTTGTCATGTCGTCGATTCCGATACGAACAAGGTCGGTCCGTCGCTGAAAGGGCTGTTCGGCCGCAAGGCCGGAACGCATCCGGGTTTTGCCTATTCGAGCGGTATGAAGGCGGCCGGCGAGGGTGGCCTCGTCTGGGACGAGGCGACGCTGCGTGACTACCTGCACAATCCGAAAGCAAAGGTGAAGGGGACGAAGATGGCCTTCGTCGGAGTGAAGGATGATCAGGAAATCACCAATCTCGTCGCCTACCTCAAGCAATATTCCCAATGA
- a CDS encoding LysR family transcriptional regulator, which yields MLDIRTLACFVAVAEDLHFRRAAERMNLTQPALSQRIRALEGEVGADLFERDRRGVALTPAGAAFLGPAREAVRHASMAKAEALRAVRGEVGRLRLGFTPIAFYGVLPEAVQAFRIRHPQVEVDLIEMSSPKVEAALASGDIDLGVLHPPVSRDLILYALPDEPFVLALPATHRLAEQAVIRVADLAHEPLLIAPRSIGPGIYDRVIALFTAEGISPRIVQEVTPMTTLVGLVAAGTGLGFVTSSIGRATRPGVAYRPVLPPPPSLPIAAAWHPPTLSASGERFLEVVRVLVEQGEFARAAS from the coding sequence ATCCTGGATATTCGTACGCTCGCCTGTTTCGTGGCCGTTGCCGAAGACCTGCATTTTCGCCGCGCCGCGGAACGGATGAACCTGACACAGCCGGCGCTCAGCCAGCGGATACGGGCGCTGGAAGGCGAGGTCGGAGCCGATCTTTTCGAGCGTGACAGGCGCGGGGTAGCGCTGACGCCGGCGGGCGCGGCCTTCCTCGGCCCAGCCCGCGAAGCGGTGCGGCACGCCAGCATGGCGAAGGCCGAAGCGCTGCGGGCGGTGCGCGGCGAGGTCGGGCGCTTGCGGCTAGGCTTTACGCCGATCGCCTTTTACGGCGTTCTGCCGGAAGCGGTGCAGGCGTTTCGTATCCGTCATCCGCAAGTCGAGGTCGATCTCATCGAGATGAGTTCGCCCAAAGTGGAAGCCGCGCTTGCGTCGGGTGACATCGACCTCGGCGTGCTGCATCCGCCGGTTTCGCGGGATCTCATTCTTTACGCCCTGCCGGACGAGCCGTTCGTTCTGGCGCTTCCGGCGACGCACCGGCTAGCGGAGCAGGCGGTCATCCGCGTCGCCGATCTTGCTCACGAGCCGCTATTGATTGCACCGCGGAGTATCGGCCCCGGTATTTACGACCGGGTGATTGCCCTCTTCACTGCCGAGGGGATCAGTCCCCGGATTGTCCAAGAGGTGACGCCTATGACCACATTGGTTGGACTCGTCGCGGCCGGAACCGGTCTGGGCTTCGTCACCTCCAGCATCGGGAGGGCGACCCGACCGGGTGTTGCCTATCGCCCTGTCCTCCCGCCGCCGCCATCCCTGCCGATCGCGGCGGCGTGGCACCCGCCTACATTGTCAGCCAGCGGCGAGCGCTTCCTGGAAGTCGTGAGGGTATTGGTCGAGCAGGGCGAATTTGCCAGAGCGGCGTCATGA
- a CDS encoding MYG1 family protein: protein MSPDFLVTHSGGFHADELLSSVILTRLFPQARLIRSRAPEWITPAPDRIIYDVGGAYNSATGVFDHHQRGAPLRDDGQPYSSFGLIWKHYGRQYLAASGLPEDHVEALHASFDTGFVLPIDLTDNGALSPSGPLAGLTLPALLETLKPVFDETEPEADDRAFLSALGIARSFVEAGIAQSAAKLRAEAIVYRAIEAAGQGRVLELPRGMPFRPAIVKAGADHLLFVVHPREKDWCVTGIRRGDEGFELRADLPAAWAGLANGELEAACGIKGASFCHNGRFIAAAKTREAALAMAELAVKEALSVEV from the coding sequence ATGAGTCCCGATTTCCTCGTCACCCATTCCGGTGGTTTCCATGCCGACGAATTGCTGTCGAGCGTCATCCTGACGCGGCTTTTCCCGCAGGCGCGTCTGATCCGCAGCCGGGCGCCGGAATGGATCACGCCAGCTCCGGACCGGATCATCTATGATGTCGGCGGAGCCTACAATTCTGCTACAGGCGTATTCGATCATCACCAGCGCGGCGCGCCGCTGCGCGACGATGGCCAGCCCTATAGCTCGTTCGGTCTGATCTGGAAGCATTACGGCCGTCAATATCTCGCAGCCTCCGGTCTTCCCGAAGATCATGTCGAGGCCCTCCACGCCTCTTTCGACACCGGTTTCGTGCTGCCGATCGACCTGACCGACAATGGCGCGCTCAGCCCCTCGGGTCCTTTGGCGGGCTTGACGCTGCCGGCGCTGCTCGAGACCCTGAAACCGGTGTTCGATGAGACGGAGCCCGAGGCTGACGATCGCGCCTTTCTCTCGGCGCTGGGCATTGCCCGCAGTTTCGTCGAGGCGGGGATCGCGCAGAGCGCCGCAAAACTGCGGGCCGAGGCGATCGTTTATCGGGCGATCGAGGCTGCGGGACAGGGGCGTGTTCTGGAATTGCCGAGGGGAATGCCTTTCCGACCCGCCATCGTCAAGGCCGGTGCCGATCATCTGCTGTTCGTCGTCCACCCCCGCGAAAAGGATTGGTGCGTAACCGGCATTCGACGCGGCGACGAGGGGTTCGAGCTGCGGGCCGACCTGCCGGCGGCCTGGGCCGGACTTGCGAATGGTGAGCTGGAAGCGGCCTGCGGCATAAAGGGCGCAAGCTTTTGCCATAATGGCCGCTTCATCGCCGCCGCCAAGACCCGGGAGGCGGCCCTTGCCATGGCCGAATTGGCGGTAAAGGAGGCGCTTTCCGTCGAGGTGTAG
- the blh gene encoding bifunctional sulfur transferase/dioxygenase Blh: MMPVRVNERISVAGQPDSADFADFAKQGFAAVINARPDGEEPGQPGNAAEKISAAAAGLSYSFVPVNGNEITEADIRGFQSAMAEAKGPVVAHCKSGTRALTLYVLGEVLEGRMKAADVQTFGESLGFDLAGARRWLEKAASPRPQVKAFFEPRTCSVQYVVTDPATKRCAIIDPVLDFDEMSGATGTMNADAMLAYIEGERMTVEWILDTHPHADHFSAAHYLKEKTGAPTAIGVHVNDVQRLWKEIYNWPTLATDGSQWDRLFADGDTFEIGDLTGHVMFSPGHTLASVTYVIGDAAFVHDTIFTPDSGTARTDFPGGSATALWHSIQAILSLPEETRLFSGHDYQPGGRHPRWESTVAAQERANAHIAGIDEAGFVALRQARDRTLPKPKLMLHALQVNIRGGRLPEPEENGRRYLKIPLDAL, from the coding sequence ATGATGCCCGTAAGGGTCAATGAGCGGATATCGGTGGCGGGACAGCCAGATTCAGCCGATTTTGCCGATTTTGCCAAGCAGGGCTTCGCAGCGGTCATTAATGCCAGGCCAGATGGCGAGGAGCCGGGCCAGCCAGGCAATGCGGCGGAAAAGATTTCCGCCGCCGCCGCGGGGCTCTCCTACAGTTTCGTGCCGGTGAACGGGAACGAGATTACGGAGGCCGACATCCGCGGCTTTCAGTCGGCGATGGCTGAGGCTAAGGGGCCGGTCGTTGCCCATTGCAAGAGCGGTACGCGGGCATTGACGCTCTATGTGCTGGGCGAGGTGCTCGAAGGGCGGATGAAGGCGGCGGATGTCCAGACCTTCGGCGAGAGCCTCGGCTTCGATCTTGCCGGCGCCCGCCGCTGGCTGGAAAAGGCGGCGAGCCCACGGCCTCAGGTGAAGGCCTTCTTCGAGCCCCGCACCTGCAGCGTGCAATATGTCGTCACCGATCCGGCGACGAAACGCTGTGCGATCATCGATCCCGTGCTCGACTTCGACGAGATGTCGGGCGCGACGGGAACGATGAACGCCGATGCCATGCTTGCCTACATCGAGGGCGAGCGGATGACTGTGGAGTGGATCCTCGACACGCATCCGCATGCCGATCACTTCTCCGCCGCCCATTATCTGAAGGAAAAGACGGGCGCGCCAACTGCGATCGGCGTCCATGTCAACGATGTGCAGAGGCTTTGGAAAGAGATCTATAACTGGCCAACGCTTGCAACCGACGGATCGCAATGGGACCGGCTCTTTGCCGATGGCGACACTTTCGAAATCGGCGATCTTACCGGCCATGTGATGTTTTCGCCCGGCCATACGCTGGCATCGGTGACCTATGTGATCGGCGATGCTGCCTTCGTCCATGATACGATTTTCACGCCGGACTCGGGGACGGCGCGAACGGATTTTCCCGGCGGCAGTGCGACCGCCCTCTGGCACTCGATCCAGGCGATCCTGTCGCTGCCCGAGGAGACCCGGCTCTTTTCCGGCCACGATTACCAGCCGGGCGGCCGTCACCCGCGCTGGGAAAGCACGGTCGCAGCGCAAGAGCGCGCTAATGCGCATATTGCAGGCATAGACGAGGCAGGTTTCGTCGCACTGCGTCAGGCGCGCGACCGCACACTGCCCAAGCCGAAGCTGATGCTGCATGCGCTGCAGGTCAATATCCGCGGCGGCCGGCTGCCGGAACCAGAGGAGAACGGCCGCCGGTATCTGAAGATCCCGCTGGATGCCTTATGA
- a CDS encoding DsrE family protein, translating to MQTPSDKLVVLVTKGIDSELSSVAFTIANGGITAGLRVSVFLTSAAIDLVRKGGQRMTHVPPLDPLSSLIENFQQRGGTIWACPPCVTSRGYAQEDLLDGVVIVGASAMHAEIKQGAATLSF from the coding sequence ATGCAAACGCCAAGCGACAAACTGGTCGTACTCGTCACCAAGGGCATCGATTCCGAACTATCCTCCGTCGCCTTTACCATTGCCAATGGCGGCATCACCGCCGGACTGAGGGTTTCGGTGTTCCTCACGAGCGCTGCCATTGACCTGGTGCGGAAGGGCGGCCAGCGGATGACGCATGTGCCGCCGCTCGACCCGCTGTCAAGTCTGATCGAGAATTTCCAGCAGCGCGGCGGCACGATTTGGGCCTGCCCACCCTGCGTGACCTCCCGCGGTTACGCGCAGGAAGATCTGCTCGACGGCGTCGTCATCGTTGGCGCCAGCGCCATGCATGCGGAGATCAAGCAAGGGGCGGCGACGCTGTCGTTTTGA